Proteins from one Dromiciops gliroides isolate mDroGli1 chromosome 6, mDroGli1.pri, whole genome shotgun sequence genomic window:
- the MADD gene encoding MAP kinase-activating death domain protein isoform X32: MVQKKICPRLLDYLVIIGARQPSSDSVAQTPELLRRYPLEDYPEFPLPPDVVFFCQPEGCLSVRQRRMSLRDDTSFVFTLTDKDTGVTRYGICVNFYRSFQKRMPKEKADGGAGHRTKEGIKTTSAPEEASAEKSESGPALQPPSADSTPDGNQSPRGKRRAKGGSRSRNSTLTSLCVLSHYPFFTTFRECLYTLKRLVDCCSERLLGKKLAIPRGVQRDTMWRIFTGSLLVEEKSSALLHDLREIEAWIYRLLRSPVPISGQKRVDIEVLPQELQPALTFALPDPSRFSLVDFPLHLPLELLGVDACLQVLSCILLEHKVVLQSRDYNALSMSVMAFVAMIYPLEYMFPVIPLLPTCMASAEQLLLAPTPYIIGVPASFFLYKLDFKMPDDVWLVDLDSNRVIAPTNAEVLPILPEPESLELKKHLKQALASMSLNTQPILNLEKFHEGQEIPLLLGRPSSDLQSTPSTEFNPLIYGNDVDSVDVATRVAMVRFFNSPNVLQGFQMHTRTLRLFPRPVVAFQAGSFLASRPRQTPFAEKLARTQAVEYFGEWILNPTNYAFQRIHNNMFDPASIGDKPKWYAHQLQPIYYRVYDSNSQLAEALSVPPEQDSDSDPTDDSGSDSVDYDSSSSYSSLGDFVSEMMKCDINGDTPNVDPLTHAALGDASEVAFDELQGSQGDLDEPGPDSENSQDHPQPRSSSSTTASSSPSTIIHGANTESADSTEVGDKTATGFSNPLRTLPPGLGKFSLDKREAESGGPSEGPGRKRDYDNPYFEPQYGFPTEDDEDDDEQGESYTPRFNQNLSGSRAQQLLRPNSLKLASDSDAESDSRASSPNSTISNNSSEGFGGIMSFASSLYRNHSTSFSLSNLALPTKGAREKTTPFPSLKVFGLNTLMEIVTEAGPGSGEGGRRALVDQKSSVIKHSPTVKRESPSPQGRASNSSENQQFLKEVVHSVLDGQGVGWLSVKKVRRLLESEQLRGFVLSKLTRLAPAEEGAPQETIPDVEISRKVYKGMLDLLKCMVLSLEQSYANAGLGGMASTFGLLEIAQTHYYSKEPDKRKRSPTDSVNTPVGKDPGLTGRGDPKTMAQLRVPQLGPRAPSATGKGPKELDTRSLKEENFVASIGPEGIKPVFDLGETDEKKSQISADSGVSLMSGSQRSDLESSVSVGPAVMIRSTSQDSEVSTVSNSSGETLGADSDLSSNAGDGPGGDGSAHLAGLRATVSDSEIETNSASGAIFGKTHSLKPSAKEKAVGSPVRPFEDVSQRVYLYEGLLGRDKGSMWDQLEDAAMETFSMSKERSTLWDQMQFWEDAFLDAVMLEREGMGMDQGPQEMIDRYLSLGEHDRKRLEDDEDRLLATLLNNLISYMLLMKVNKNDIRKKVRRLMGKSHIGLVYGQQINEVLDQLASLNGRDVSLQPSGSRHIKKQTFVVHAGTDTSGDIFFMEVCDDCIVLRSSTGAVSERWWYEKLINMTYCPKTKVLCLWRRSGPETQLNKFYTKKCRELYYCVKDSMERAAARQHSAKPGPELGGEFPVQDMRTGEGGLLQVTLEGINLKFMHSQFLKLKKW, translated from the exons ATGGTGCAAAAGAAGATTTGCCCTCGGTTACTGGACTACCTAGTGATCATTGGGGCCAG GCAACCAAGCAGCGATAGTGTGGCCCAGACCCCAGAGTTGCTCCGGCGCTACCCCTTGGAGGACTACCCCGAATTCCCCCTGCCTCCAGATGTGGTGTTTTTCTGCCAGCCTGAGGGATGTCTGAGCGTGCGGCAGAGGCGCATGAGCCTGCGAGACGACACCTCCTTTGTCTTTACCCTCACTGACAAGGACACTGGGGTTACTCGCTATGGCATCTGTGTCAACTTCTACCGCTCCTTCCAGAAGCGGATGCCCAAGGAGAAGGCAGATGGGGGTGCAGGGCACCGCACAAAGGAAGGCATTAAGACCACTTCTGCTCCAGAGGAGGCAAGCGCAGAGAAGTCAGAGAGTGGTCCTGCCTTGCAGCCCCCCAGTGCTGACTCAACCCCTGATGGGAACCAATCTCCCCGGGGCAAGCGCCGGGCTAAGGGGGGCAGCCGCTCCCGCAACAGCACCCTGACATCCCTGTGTGTGCTCAGCCATTACCCTTTCTTCACAACCTTCCGTGAGTGTCTGTACACCCTCAAGCGTTTGGTGGACTGCTGCAGCGAGCGACTCCTCGGCAAGAAGCTGGCCATCCCCCGAGGGGTACAGAG GGACACCATGTGGCGCATCTTCACGGGTTCCCTCCTGGTAGAAGAGAAGTCCAGTGCCCTTCTGCACGACCTTCGTGAGATCGAGGCCTGGATCTATCGATTGTTGCGCTCCCCCGTGCCCATATCTGGCCAGAAGCGAGTGGACATTGAAGTTCTACCCCAGGAGCTACAGCCTGCTCTGACCTTTGCCCTCCCTGACCCATCTCGATTCTCTCTGGTGGATTTCCCATTGCATCTGCCCTTGGAACTTCTGGGTGTAGATGCCTGTTTACAGGTGTTGTCTTGCATCTTGCTGGAGCACAAG GTGGTGCTACAGTCCCGAGACTACAACGCGCTCTCCATGTCGGTGATGGCATTTGTGGCAATGATCTACCCCCTAGAGTACATGTTTCCTGTCATTCCATTGCTTCCTACTTGCATGGCATCTGCAGAGCAG CTGCTTTTGGCCCCTACTCCTTATATCATCGGGGTCCCTGCCAGCTTCTTCCTCTACAAACTGGACTTCAAGATGCCAGATGATGTATGGCTGGTGGATCTGGACAGCAACCGG GTGATCGCACCAACCAATGCAGAGGTGTTGCCCATCCTGCCCGAGCCTGAATCCTTAGAACTGAAAAAGCACTTGAAGCAG GCACTGGCCAGCATGAGTCTGAACACCCAGCCTATCCTCAACCTGGAGAAGTTCCATGAGGGTCAGGAGATCCCGCTGCTCTTGGGAAGGCCGTCCAGTGATTTGCAGTCCACACCTTCCACTGAGTTCAATCCCCTCATCTATGGCAACGACGTGGATTCTGTGGATGTGGCTACCAG ggtggctaTGGTGAGATTCTTCAATTCCCCCAATGTGCTTCAAGGTTTCCAGATGCACACACGAACTCTGCGCCTCTTCCCCCGGCCCGTGGTAGCCTTCCAAGCTGGCTCTTTCCTAGCCTCACGCCCCCGACAGACCCCTTTTGCTGAGAAATTGGCCAGGACCCAAGCTGTGGAGTACTTTGGCGAATGGATCCTCAACCCCACCAACTATGCTTTCCAGAGAATCCACAACA ACATGTTTGATCCAGCCTCGATCGGCGACAAGCCGAAGTGGTACGCACACCAGCTCCAGCCGATCTATTACCGAGTCTATGACAGTAACTCCCAGCTGGCCGAGGCACTGAGCGTACCGCCTGAGCAGGACTCTGACTCTGACCCCACTGACGACAG TGGCAGTGACAGTGTGGATTACGACTCAAGCTCTTCCTATTCATCCCTTGGTGACTTTGTTAGTGAAATGATGAAATGTGACATCAACGGTGATACACCCA ATGTGGATCCACTAACACATGCAGCTCTGGGTGACGCCAGTGAGGTAGCATTTGATGAGCTGCAGGGAAGCCAGGGGGATTTGGACGAGCCTGGTCCGGACAGTGAGAATTCCCAGGACCACCCCCAGCCTCGCTCCAGCTCCAGCACCACGGCCAGCAGCAGTCCCAGCACCATCATTCACGGAGCCAACACT GAATCTGCTGATTCTACAGAGGTGGGTGACAAGACAGCGACAGGATTCTCCAATCCTCTCCGCACTCTGCCCCCTGGTCTTGGCAAATTCAGCCTGGATAAGCGCGAGGCCGAGAGCGGAGGCCCCTCAGAGGGGCCGGGGCGCAAGCGCGACTACGACAACCCATACTTCGAACCTCAGTACGGATTTCCCACTGAGGATGATGAAGACGATGACGAGCAGGGAGAGAGCTATACCCCAAGATTTAACCAAAACCTCAGTGGTAGTAG GGCCCAGCAGCTCCTTCGGCCCAATAGCCTAAAGCTGGCAAGCGATTCAGATGCAGAGTCAGACTCTCGGGCAAGCTCTCCCAACTCCACCATCTCCAACAACAGCAGCGAAGGCTTCGGGGGCATCATGTCCTTTGCCA GTAGCCTGTACCGGAACCATAGCACCAGCTTCAGTCTCTCAAACCTTGCACTGCCCACCAAAGGGGCCAGAGAGAAGACAACACCCTTCCCTAGTCTCAAAG TATTTGGGCTAAATACTCTAATGGAGATTGTTACTGAAGCCGGCCCCGGGAGCGGTGAAG GAGGCCGGCGAGCCTTGGTGGATCAGAAGTCATCCGTCATCAAGCATAGTCCCACCGTGAAAAGAGAGTCTCCGTCACCCCAGGGGCGGGCCAGCAATTCCAG CGAGAACCAGCAGTTCCTGAAGGAGGTTGTGCACAGCGTGCTGGACGGCCAAGGAGTGGGCTGGCTTAGCGTGAAGAAGGTGAGGCGGCTTCTGGAGAGCGAGCAGCTCCGTGGCTTCGTTCTCAGCAAGCTGACCCGCCTGGCGCCGGCCGAGGAAGGCGCCCCCCAGGAGACGATCCCTGATGTG GAGATAAGCCGCAAGGTCTACAAGGGGATGCTAGACCTTCTGAAATGTATGGTGCTGAGCCTGGAGCAGTCCTATGCTAACGCTGGCCTCGGCGGCATGGCCAGCACCTTTGGGCTCCTGGAGATTGCCCAGACCCACTACTACAGCAAAG AGCCAGATAAACGGAAGAGAAGTCCTACAGATAGTGTGAACACACCAGTTGGCAAGGATCCAGGCCTGACTGGGCGGGGAGACCCAAAGACCATGGCCCAGCTGAGGGTTCCCCAGTTGGGACCACGGGCACCAAGTGCCACAGGAAAGGGCCCCAAGGAGCTGGACACCAGAAGTctaaaggaagagaattttgtgGCTTCTATTG GGCCTGAGGGAATTAAACCTGTCTTTGACCTTGGTGAGACAGATGAGAAGAAGTCCCAGATCAGCGCAGACAGTGGAGTGAGCCTGATGTCTGGTTCTCAG AGAAGTGACCTGGAATCCAGCGTTAGTGTAGGCCCAGCAGTTATGATCCGAAGCACAAGCCAGGATTCTGAAGTTAGCACT GTGAGTAACAGCTCTGGAGAGACCCTGGGAGCAGACAGCGACCTGAGCAGCAATGCAGGTGATGGACCAGGTGGCGATGGCAGCGCCCACCTGGCAGGACTTCGTGCCACTGTGTCTGACAGCGAAATTGAGACCAATTCTGCCTCAGGCGCCATCTTT GGCAAAACCCACAGTCTGAAGCCAAGTGCAAAGGAGAAAGCAGTGGGCAGCCCGGTTCGTCCTTTTGAAGACGTGAGCCAGCGTGTCTACCTCTATGAGGGACTCCTAG GAAGGGACAAAGGATCCATGTGGGACCAGTTAGAGGATGCAGCTATGGAGACCTTCTCTATGA GTAAGGAGCGTTCTACCCTGTGGGACCAGATGCAGTTCTGGGAAGATGCCTTCCTTGATGCCGTGATGttggagagagaaggaatgggCATGGATCAGGGACCCCAGGAAATGATCGACAG GTACCTGTCCCTGGGAGAACATGACCGGAAGCGTCTGGAGGATGATGAAGATCGATTGCTGGCCACACTCTTGAACAACCTCATCTCTTATATGCTTCTGATGAAG GTAAACAAAAATGACATCCGGAAGAAGGTGAGGCGACTGATGGGGAAGTCACATATTGGGCTTGTGTATGGCCAGCAGATAAACGAGGTGCTAGATCAGCTAGCCAGCCTG AATGGGCGGGACGTGTCTCTCCAGCCAAGTGGCAGCCGTCACATCAAGAAACAAACATTTGTGGTGCACGCGGGGACAGACACCAGTGGGGATATCTTCTTCATGGAG GTGTGTGACGACTGTATCGTCTTACGCAGCAGCACGGGCGCGGTGTCCGAGCGCTGGTGGTACGAGAAGCTCATCAACATGACCTACTGCCCCAAGACCAAGGTGCTGTGCCTGTGGAGAAGGAGCGGGCCTGAGACGCAGCTCAACAAGTTCTACACCAAGAAG TGTCGGGAGCTGTACTACTGTGTGAAGGACAGCATGGAGCGTGCTGCGGCCCGACAGCACAGCGCCAAGCCAG GTCCAGAGCTGGGTGGTGAGTTCCCAGTGCAAGACATGAGGACGGGCGAGGGTGGCTTGCTTCAGGTTACGCTGGAGGGGATCAACCTTAAGTTCATGCATAGCCAG TTCCTGAAACTAAAGAAGTGGTGA
- the MADD gene encoding MAP kinase-activating death domain protein isoform X35, whose product MVQKKICPRLLDYLVIIGARQPSSDSVAQTPELLRRYPLEDYPEFPLPPDVVFFCQPEGCLSVRQRRMSLRDDTSFVFTLTDKDTGVTRYGICVNFYRSFQKRMPKEKADGGAGHRTKEGIKTTSAPEEASAEKSESGPALQPPSADSTPDGNQSPRGKRRAKGGSRSRNSTLTSLCVLSHYPFFTTFRECLYTLKRLVDCCSERLLGKKLAIPRGVQRDTMWRIFTGSLLVEEKSSALLHDLREIEAWIYRLLRSPVPISGQKRVDIEVLPQELQPALTFALPDPSRFSLVDFPLHLPLELLGVDACLQVLSCILLEHKVVLQSRDYNALSMSVMAFVAMIYPLEYMFPVIPLLPTCMASAEQLLLAPTPYIIGVPASFFLYKLDFKMPDDVWLVDLDSNRVIAPTNAEVLPILPEPESLELKKHLKQALASMSLNTQPILNLEKFHEGQEIPLLLGRPSSDLQSTPSTEFNPLIYGNDVDSVDVATRVAMVRFFNSPNVLQGFQMHTRTLRLFPRPVVAFQAGSFLASRPRQTPFAEKLARTQAVEYFGEWILNPTNYAFQRIHNNMFDPASIGDKPKWYAHQLQPIYYRVYDSNSQLAEALSVPPEQDSDSDPTDDSGSDSVDYDSSSSYSSLGDFVSEMMKCDINGDTPNVDPLTHAALGDASEVAFDELQGSQGDLDEPGPDSENSQDHPQPRSSSSTTASSSPSTIIHGANTESADSTEVGDKTATGFSNPLRTLPPGLGKFSLDKREAESGGPSEGPGRKRDYDNPYFEPQYGFPTEDDEDDDEQGESYTPRFNQNLSGSRAQQLLRPNSLKLASDSDAESDSRASSPNSTISNNSSEGFGGIMSFASSLYRNHSTSFSLSNLALPTKGAREKTTPFPSLKVFGLNTLMEIVTEAGPGSGEGGRRALVDQKSSVIKHSPTVKRESPSPQGRASNSSENQQFLKEVVHSVLDGQGVGWLSVKKVRRLLESEQLRGFVLSKLTRLAPAEEGAPQETIPDVEISRKVYKGMLDLLKCMVLSLEQSYANAGLGGMASTFGLLEIAQTHYYSKEPDKRKRSPTDSVNTPVGKDPGLTGRGDPKTMAQLRVPQLGPRAPSATGKGPKELDTRSLKEENFVASIGPEGIKPVFDLGETDEKKSQISADSGVSLMSGSQRSDLESSVSVGPAVMIRSTSQDSEVSNSSGETLGADSDLSSNAGDGPGGDGSAHLAGLRATVSDSEIETNSASGAIFGKTHSLKPSAKEKAVGSPVRPFEDVSQRVYLYEGLLGRDKGSMWDQLEDAAMETFSMSKERSTLWDQMQFWEDAFLDAVMLEREGMGMDQGPQEMIDRYLSLGEHDRKRLEDDEDRLLATLLNNLISYMLLMKVNKNDIRKKVRRLMGKSHIGLVYGQQINEVLDQLASLNGRDVSLQPSGSRHIKKQTFVVHAGTDTSGDIFFMEVCDDCIVLRSSTGAVSERWWYEKLINMTYCPKTKVLCLWRRSGPETQLNKFYTKKCRELYYCVKDSMERAAARQHSAKPGPELGGEFPVQDMRTGEGGLLQVTLEGINLKFMHSQFLKLKKW is encoded by the exons ATGGTGCAAAAGAAGATTTGCCCTCGGTTACTGGACTACCTAGTGATCATTGGGGCCAG GCAACCAAGCAGCGATAGTGTGGCCCAGACCCCAGAGTTGCTCCGGCGCTACCCCTTGGAGGACTACCCCGAATTCCCCCTGCCTCCAGATGTGGTGTTTTTCTGCCAGCCTGAGGGATGTCTGAGCGTGCGGCAGAGGCGCATGAGCCTGCGAGACGACACCTCCTTTGTCTTTACCCTCACTGACAAGGACACTGGGGTTACTCGCTATGGCATCTGTGTCAACTTCTACCGCTCCTTCCAGAAGCGGATGCCCAAGGAGAAGGCAGATGGGGGTGCAGGGCACCGCACAAAGGAAGGCATTAAGACCACTTCTGCTCCAGAGGAGGCAAGCGCAGAGAAGTCAGAGAGTGGTCCTGCCTTGCAGCCCCCCAGTGCTGACTCAACCCCTGATGGGAACCAATCTCCCCGGGGCAAGCGCCGGGCTAAGGGGGGCAGCCGCTCCCGCAACAGCACCCTGACATCCCTGTGTGTGCTCAGCCATTACCCTTTCTTCACAACCTTCCGTGAGTGTCTGTACACCCTCAAGCGTTTGGTGGACTGCTGCAGCGAGCGACTCCTCGGCAAGAAGCTGGCCATCCCCCGAGGGGTACAGAG GGACACCATGTGGCGCATCTTCACGGGTTCCCTCCTGGTAGAAGAGAAGTCCAGTGCCCTTCTGCACGACCTTCGTGAGATCGAGGCCTGGATCTATCGATTGTTGCGCTCCCCCGTGCCCATATCTGGCCAGAAGCGAGTGGACATTGAAGTTCTACCCCAGGAGCTACAGCCTGCTCTGACCTTTGCCCTCCCTGACCCATCTCGATTCTCTCTGGTGGATTTCCCATTGCATCTGCCCTTGGAACTTCTGGGTGTAGATGCCTGTTTACAGGTGTTGTCTTGCATCTTGCTGGAGCACAAG GTGGTGCTACAGTCCCGAGACTACAACGCGCTCTCCATGTCGGTGATGGCATTTGTGGCAATGATCTACCCCCTAGAGTACATGTTTCCTGTCATTCCATTGCTTCCTACTTGCATGGCATCTGCAGAGCAG CTGCTTTTGGCCCCTACTCCTTATATCATCGGGGTCCCTGCCAGCTTCTTCCTCTACAAACTGGACTTCAAGATGCCAGATGATGTATGGCTGGTGGATCTGGACAGCAACCGG GTGATCGCACCAACCAATGCAGAGGTGTTGCCCATCCTGCCCGAGCCTGAATCCTTAGAACTGAAAAAGCACTTGAAGCAG GCACTGGCCAGCATGAGTCTGAACACCCAGCCTATCCTCAACCTGGAGAAGTTCCATGAGGGTCAGGAGATCCCGCTGCTCTTGGGAAGGCCGTCCAGTGATTTGCAGTCCACACCTTCCACTGAGTTCAATCCCCTCATCTATGGCAACGACGTGGATTCTGTGGATGTGGCTACCAG ggtggctaTGGTGAGATTCTTCAATTCCCCCAATGTGCTTCAAGGTTTCCAGATGCACACACGAACTCTGCGCCTCTTCCCCCGGCCCGTGGTAGCCTTCCAAGCTGGCTCTTTCCTAGCCTCACGCCCCCGACAGACCCCTTTTGCTGAGAAATTGGCCAGGACCCAAGCTGTGGAGTACTTTGGCGAATGGATCCTCAACCCCACCAACTATGCTTTCCAGAGAATCCACAACA ACATGTTTGATCCAGCCTCGATCGGCGACAAGCCGAAGTGGTACGCACACCAGCTCCAGCCGATCTATTACCGAGTCTATGACAGTAACTCCCAGCTGGCCGAGGCACTGAGCGTACCGCCTGAGCAGGACTCTGACTCTGACCCCACTGACGACAG TGGCAGTGACAGTGTGGATTACGACTCAAGCTCTTCCTATTCATCCCTTGGTGACTTTGTTAGTGAAATGATGAAATGTGACATCAACGGTGATACACCCA ATGTGGATCCACTAACACATGCAGCTCTGGGTGACGCCAGTGAGGTAGCATTTGATGAGCTGCAGGGAAGCCAGGGGGATTTGGACGAGCCTGGTCCGGACAGTGAGAATTCCCAGGACCACCCCCAGCCTCGCTCCAGCTCCAGCACCACGGCCAGCAGCAGTCCCAGCACCATCATTCACGGAGCCAACACT GAATCTGCTGATTCTACAGAGGTGGGTGACAAGACAGCGACAGGATTCTCCAATCCTCTCCGCACTCTGCCCCCTGGTCTTGGCAAATTCAGCCTGGATAAGCGCGAGGCCGAGAGCGGAGGCCCCTCAGAGGGGCCGGGGCGCAAGCGCGACTACGACAACCCATACTTCGAACCTCAGTACGGATTTCCCACTGAGGATGATGAAGACGATGACGAGCAGGGAGAGAGCTATACCCCAAGATTTAACCAAAACCTCAGTGGTAGTAG GGCCCAGCAGCTCCTTCGGCCCAATAGCCTAAAGCTGGCAAGCGATTCAGATGCAGAGTCAGACTCTCGGGCAAGCTCTCCCAACTCCACCATCTCCAACAACAGCAGCGAAGGCTTCGGGGGCATCATGTCCTTTGCCA GTAGCCTGTACCGGAACCATAGCACCAGCTTCAGTCTCTCAAACCTTGCACTGCCCACCAAAGGGGCCAGAGAGAAGACAACACCCTTCCCTAGTCTCAAAG TATTTGGGCTAAATACTCTAATGGAGATTGTTACTGAAGCCGGCCCCGGGAGCGGTGAAG GAGGCCGGCGAGCCTTGGTGGATCAGAAGTCATCCGTCATCAAGCATAGTCCCACCGTGAAAAGAGAGTCTCCGTCACCCCAGGGGCGGGCCAGCAATTCCAG CGAGAACCAGCAGTTCCTGAAGGAGGTTGTGCACAGCGTGCTGGACGGCCAAGGAGTGGGCTGGCTTAGCGTGAAGAAGGTGAGGCGGCTTCTGGAGAGCGAGCAGCTCCGTGGCTTCGTTCTCAGCAAGCTGACCCGCCTGGCGCCGGCCGAGGAAGGCGCCCCCCAGGAGACGATCCCTGATGTG GAGATAAGCCGCAAGGTCTACAAGGGGATGCTAGACCTTCTGAAATGTATGGTGCTGAGCCTGGAGCAGTCCTATGCTAACGCTGGCCTCGGCGGCATGGCCAGCACCTTTGGGCTCCTGGAGATTGCCCAGACCCACTACTACAGCAAAG AGCCAGATAAACGGAAGAGAAGTCCTACAGATAGTGTGAACACACCAGTTGGCAAGGATCCAGGCCTGACTGGGCGGGGAGACCCAAAGACCATGGCCCAGCTGAGGGTTCCCCAGTTGGGACCACGGGCACCAAGTGCCACAGGAAAGGGCCCCAAGGAGCTGGACACCAGAAGTctaaaggaagagaattttgtgGCTTCTATTG GGCCTGAGGGAATTAAACCTGTCTTTGACCTTGGTGAGACAGATGAGAAGAAGTCCCAGATCAGCGCAGACAGTGGAGTGAGCCTGATGTCTGGTTCTCAG AGAAGTGACCTGGAATCCAGCGTTAGTGTAGGCCCAGCAGTTATGATCCGAAGCACAAGCCAGGATTCTGAA GTGAGTAACAGCTCTGGAGAGACCCTGGGAGCAGACAGCGACCTGAGCAGCAATGCAGGTGATGGACCAGGTGGCGATGGCAGCGCCCACCTGGCAGGACTTCGTGCCACTGTGTCTGACAGCGAAATTGAGACCAATTCTGCCTCAGGCGCCATCTTT GGCAAAACCCACAGTCTGAAGCCAAGTGCAAAGGAGAAAGCAGTGGGCAGCCCGGTTCGTCCTTTTGAAGACGTGAGCCAGCGTGTCTACCTCTATGAGGGACTCCTAG GAAGGGACAAAGGATCCATGTGGGACCAGTTAGAGGATGCAGCTATGGAGACCTTCTCTATGA GTAAGGAGCGTTCTACCCTGTGGGACCAGATGCAGTTCTGGGAAGATGCCTTCCTTGATGCCGTGATGttggagagagaaggaatgggCATGGATCAGGGACCCCAGGAAATGATCGACAG GTACCTGTCCCTGGGAGAACATGACCGGAAGCGTCTGGAGGATGATGAAGATCGATTGCTGGCCACACTCTTGAACAACCTCATCTCTTATATGCTTCTGATGAAG GTAAACAAAAATGACATCCGGAAGAAGGTGAGGCGACTGATGGGGAAGTCACATATTGGGCTTGTGTATGGCCAGCAGATAAACGAGGTGCTAGATCAGCTAGCCAGCCTG AATGGGCGGGACGTGTCTCTCCAGCCAAGTGGCAGCCGTCACATCAAGAAACAAACATTTGTGGTGCACGCGGGGACAGACACCAGTGGGGATATCTTCTTCATGGAG GTGTGTGACGACTGTATCGTCTTACGCAGCAGCACGGGCGCGGTGTCCGAGCGCTGGTGGTACGAGAAGCTCATCAACATGACCTACTGCCCCAAGACCAAGGTGCTGTGCCTGTGGAGAAGGAGCGGGCCTGAGACGCAGCTCAACAAGTTCTACACCAAGAAG TGTCGGGAGCTGTACTACTGTGTGAAGGACAGCATGGAGCGTGCTGCGGCCCGACAGCACAGCGCCAAGCCAG GTCCAGAGCTGGGTGGTGAGTTCCCAGTGCAAGACATGAGGACGGGCGAGGGTGGCTTGCTTCAGGTTACGCTGGAGGGGATCAACCTTAAGTTCATGCATAGCCAG TTCCTGAAACTAAAGAAGTGGTGA